A genomic window from Slackia heliotrinireducens DSM 20476 includes:
- a CDS encoding metal ABC transporter permease, with translation MSSFAQLAEYLSYPFVVNAIIVGALVALCSSLLGTTLVMKRLSYIGDGLSHVAFGAYAVAAVAGTTREMLFIAPVTVIAAVLLLRRGQSSKVKGDAAIAMMSVTAVAAGYLIMNVFGTKSNVSGDVCSTLFGSTSILTLTAFDVGVCGVMSVAVVGGFALLYNRIFAVTFDEAFSQAIGLPVARYNLAVAIMIAFVIVVGMNLVGALLLSALVVFPALSAMRVCRTFRSVTALAAAIGVVCALIGILASILFSTPVGSTIVLFDAVAFTLFCLVGKLSGSKAV, from the coding sequence ATGAGTTCGTTTGCCCAACTGGCGGAATACCTTAGCTACCCCTTCGTCGTGAACGCCATCATCGTGGGCGCGCTTGTGGCCCTGTGCTCGTCGCTTCTGGGAACGACCCTCGTGATGAAACGTCTCTCCTACATCGGTGACGGCCTGTCGCATGTGGCCTTCGGCGCTTACGCCGTTGCTGCGGTTGCGGGCACCACGCGGGAAATGCTGTTCATCGCGCCGGTAACCGTCATCGCCGCCGTCCTGCTGCTGCGGCGCGGCCAGTCTTCCAAAGTGAAAGGAGATGCGGCGATCGCCATGATGTCGGTTACCGCCGTCGCCGCAGGTTACCTGATCATGAACGTGTTCGGCACAAAATCCAACGTGTCCGGAGACGTGTGCTCGACGCTGTTCGGCTCCACTTCCATCCTCACGCTGACCGCCTTCGACGTGGGTGTGTGCGGCGTTATGTCCGTTGCCGTGGTGGGCGGTTTCGCACTGTTGTACAACCGTATTTTCGCGGTCACGTTCGACGAGGCGTTCTCCCAGGCCATCGGCCTGCCCGTAGCCCGATACAACCTGGCCGTCGCCATCATGATCGCCTTCGTCATCGTGGTGGGCATGAATCTGGTTGGCGCGCTTCTGCTTTCCGCCCTTGTGGTGTTTCCGGCGCTGTCCGCCATGCGGGTGTGCCGGACCTTCCGAAGCGTGACCGCTCTGGCCGCCGCCATCGGCGTGGTGTGCGCCCTTATCGGCATTCTGGCATCCATCCTGTTCAGCACGCCGGTCGGCTCCACCATCGTGCTGTTCGACGCCGTCGCCTTCACCCTTTTCTGCCTGGTCGGAAAGCTGTCCGGAAGCAAAGCCGTATAA